Below is a genomic region from Vicia villosa cultivar HV-30 ecotype Madison, WI unplaced genomic scaffold, Vvil1.0 ctg.000442F_1_1_1, whole genome shotgun sequence.
ctcttcctgagttcatcctgtccttgaacgACGGCATGGAGGGTCTCCATGAGTTGAGTCATTCTATCCCCCAtgacatccatatccctacggagggcagcttgattctgttcaaagtGGTCCATGATCCTTTTCTGATTGTTCCTGGTACGGTATGGATGTAAGGAAGTCAGCTTTGTCgttgaagcagaaatctgttgctgaaagggaccccaattagtttcttgtacaataacctgaaaatgcaatgtgataatgtgaatgtatgagtgcatgtgtgcgtatgacgtgatgtgccattttcagagtatccaagatttcAATATTGATCTAGAATAGCTAACAATGTGATAAAGGACAAGCATTAAGAGAAACAAAGGAActagttctttttcattcataacaggAATTTAAACTTGGGCGAGaccatacatcaacaagatagttcaacaaggaaaaataaaggaccccatccaacaagtctggtggtggtcaagacatacagactcaaacatcaatccatctgaatataaaatagaggtcctccttgtctgaagtgctcatCACTCCACTTCTTGGTTTCATCAAACAGTATCTTGGTTGCCTTCCTATCTCTTCCTTTGACGAAGCTTTGGATCACCACGTCCTTTCGAAATAACTGCCCATCtagcttcttgcagcactccctaagttcgtcacatcctttgcattctgggagataaGCCTTCTCAGGTGTGTTCTCCATACCCATCATTCGATCTCTGAGCTTGGCATTCTCTTATGTTAGTCGGGCGGtacggaggtgacttcctttcaacTGAGTCTCAACTGCCATTCTTTGGGTGGTCTCTTCTTCAAGTTTCTTTTTCAGACTCTTCACTTCAGCTCTAGCCTCCTTTTCTATCTTGAGTTTATAAGCCTTCAAGTCTTCTTTGTACTCTCGCTTGAGTTTCTCTTATGCCTCTTTTATGGCCCTTTTTATGATCTTCTGGTGATCCTCAACAACAACAGTAGTATCTCTTTCACCCTTTTCCgttctagccctcttttgaactctggaagatccttCCTTCAGCATTTTGGCTTCGTGTGTCAACCCAGTCTTTTCCTGATCTACAAGATAGTGTTTTAGTTGCGCGTCGGAACTCTTTTCATGCAACTGGGTGCCTTCCATATTCGCTTGGATGCAATTCTCAGCAGGCATAGTGGCGGTTGGAACCTCAGGTGGTTGCTCGTACAATgggttaaccttcgggaaaggcaacaggcgATCTTTAACTCTTTCTTCGACCCAATTTGTATAGGCTTGGTTGGCAACGGCATTCTTCTCACCTAGGGAAGTCTGGTTATCTGTGTGGATGCTATTCCaggcgcttcttacttttttcaATCCCTCTGGATCAGTCCCCTTCTCAAAGCAAACAGATTCGAATATCTCTTTGTCTAAAGGCTTGTCTTTAAGTGCAAAACCCAGCTGACGTAGAGCTAGCTtaggattataattgataacacctctcgttcctatgaggggaacATTGTCAAAAGTGCCACAACAAGTTATAACTTCCTCTATGCCCATTCCGATAGGACACCAGACAATGTCGTTTGcagtaagccccatgatcctttgggGCCATTTCTGTGAGTCTTTCGTCGTAACAAACGGCCCAATTTTAGGCAAGTGTGAAGTGAACCACTCATATAGCAACGGTAAACAACTCCCAACTGATCCTTTCTTTCCATACCTGGAATGAATGGTATAATAAGTATCTGCTAAAAGAGTGGGCACAGGATTTTGATCCATGAAGAGACAGACAACAGTTAGATCGACGAAATTTGGAATATtcgggaacaacaccaaaccatatATCATAACGGCTAGGAGAGCGTTGAATTCTTTCCATCTCTTCTCAACAGTAAGGGTGTCGGCCTTCTTTATCAGAAATTTCACATGGAATCCGTGggttccaccattaggcttccagttacCTGTAACGTCctttatgctcaaataaagagcaccagcaattcGGTCCATTCTTGGCTTCTCAGGTACACACACAAAAGGGATTTTACGTTGAACCTTAATCTTGAGAATGTCAGCATACTCTTCAAGGGTAGGAGCCAGTTGATAGTCTCGAAAGGTGAAACAGCGTAGCTCAGAATCATAGAATTGAAGCAGCGTGTATAGAGCCCATTCATCAACGTGAGAAGTCAACATGTGCAAGATATGGCCATACGTCTTTCTGAACTCATCCAAGTTATGCCCACTAACTAAAGCGCTCAACTGAACCAGATGTGTCATATCCTCACGGAAGAAACTGCAGGTGAATGTACGCTTAGTAGCTTCTTTGGTAacggtcacgttgttagccattctggatgaaaagtaataacctcggataccctgaaaaaatggcatgcatatgagaaatgatactcttttttttttttgctcttttttctatttttctatttcttctcttctcttttttttttttttgaaatagaatttgggatcccccacaaatgaagcggATGAAGCAATGATGTTGTGCAATGCAAAAGTATGGGATCAACGACCCACACAATACGAGTAGCATCTGTACAATCTCTAGATAACTGGTGAAACATCTCTGTACAGGTCAAGTGTCGCAAGATCAAAGGTTCGACACCCTTTTagataccagaatatcaagcaccatgagaacagaccaaataaaggtccgacctcgagTATGAAGaaccaatggtatgtaggagccaaggtttcctgtcccaccccaatctcacgggtatgaagtctagacacggacgggtggtccctaatggtcaccagggttaacgattcccatggggtacaatgtgtttgaggcacaaacgtgccagacacaatgttccatgaaaggACCTCGCctggttgtggtaccccatgtcaagctcgatcgtatcaAACGCTACGAGAGTTAACATGGGCATCCACACTAATCCTaagtgtcactggcctgggtagtgggccttttacctcacaaaaaccccccacctgcaaaacaaatcaggaaaaatatgtggcccccacggggacccataatatagtccagatgcatgcggaaaataaacatgatatgcaagcaaaaaataaatatgacatgcaagcatatatacaaataAAGCAAACACATAAGTAAACAAAGAAGCACCCgataaacgaaacaaacaaaggctaggatcgactcgctaagaatggaccagcacaagtctatcaacatccccagcagagtcgcaagctgtcgcacgctcgcgaaaaatgaacagagtcgccaccaatatatttatcccataagggaaaggaatatcagaaaacctagcaaagggtaagaacaaggtcttgcgaccagagaatctaggtacgggagtcggttacgcaaggggaaggtactagcacccctcacgcccatcgtactcgatggtatccacctatgtttgtttctatctaaagggtgtgtactatgtctatgtctaaatgcgaatgaatgcagaatgtagggaaaataaagaattatactcgcacgggccctaccacgctgcctacgtatccttttcaggaatcagagttaccgtagctcggctcacatatttttgtttgttttttgtgttttttagttgggcggagttaacgttcgcgctcttacataaggggacgacctacgatgcgttcgagcggaaataacattgcccttaggtgccaacgaggcaaaagaaaaagaaatgattggtttgtgtcttttagggtagataagtgatgaacaattcccaataccgggccactcaccactttctctactttgttttaatttgaaccattgttaggtgttttaagtgtttttggttgtgtattttttaagggggatTTGTTTGcaagttgaatcacataaaagtgtataacgatggagaaacagattagagaatgaatcccactcatctctCTTCCGTTATatagtgttcgagaaacagattagggaatgaatcccactcatttctctcccactaagcgattaagaaacagattagagaataaatcccactcatttcttatAGCGATCGAGAaaaagattagggaatgaatcccactcatttctctcccactaagcgattaagaaacaaattagggaataaatcccactcatttcttatagcgatcgagaaacagattagggaatgaatcccactcatttctctcccactaagcgattaagaaacagattagggaataaatctcactcatttctctcccactaagcgattaagaaacagattagggaataaatcccactcatttcttacTCACTATTAGTAAAGTGTGATTCGGGTCTTCtgtttattaagtgttttaaaagttgaaaagaaaaaagaaatgcaaGAAGGGAACTAATTCtatattctaatctaagttgtctaactCCTATTTGTGTACAAAAGGAGTCTAAATCTAAAGCTAACATACTAACAAAAGAACTATAcactttattaaaagaaaaactatacatggaatatGTAAAAGAAAGttaatatgcgacaaataaagtTGAGAACTATAACAAATAAATGGTAttcacaagcacacatacatcAATTAAGTCCATAGAGAAAAAACGAGACTAAGGCTAATTCTTAAATCTACTCACAAGATTATTTACAAgtaagttttaaaacaaacgaaaATTTAAGAGTATtgtaaagaaaaaagttttacTAAAAATACTAAAACAACTAGAAAAAACAACACCAATTATGACAATTATTTAATCAAcctaaaatatccaaaaaaacaatttttatgtattttatttggTGAGAAAAAAGATTTATGAAGCAAAAATTAgaggaaaacaaaattaaaatgaaaaaggaAACATAAACTGCCAGGGGGGTGCTGAAGTAATTCCTAAATGAACTAAAACTAGTGTTATGAAGATTCTGGGCCAGAACAGGGAGGTGGAAATAGCATGGGCGCCAGGCCCAAATTCATTGCATGGTGGTGTATTAGTAGTTGGGTGGTGTGGTTCAGAAAAAAGGCAAGGCCCAAGTAATCTATGGCCCAACGCTCTAACCATTCACTTCCATTTGTTCATTATGCagcatttattaaattatttatcatATGGTTTTATTATGAAATAACGTGAAATGCATGAGAGTTATATGGTATCAATTGGTCATGGGGATTTTAATGAGGATAAGACAAAAAGATTCACGGGCCAATCACTGTGTACCACATCACATCCCAATGATTGACTAAAAGACAAATACGGATAAAAAATGGGGAACgagtgtaaactcggttttttgaggcgaactgactccttgctctcttttgtttttttatttttatatttttttgcaagagtcgccaccgacttttattttatccagctatattaggaaaggcataaaagaacagaaaaaagaccttttgatagattttgggttcggggggttggttatacaaagggaaggttttaagcaccctttgtatccatggttatccatgggctcttaattgcttagctcacttttttaaatgctttgttgatttgaaaatagaagaagtgaagatggacaatatgtcacataggtctctgaagagtttcaccgggaataatgcccttcaaataccagatgaaagttttgaaaatagatgagaagttttgaaaatacgttgtttgaaaatgaaagcgtttgagcaagcaattaggagttacttactctcaatttataagatctttcctgtacgttagcaaaatagacaaatagaaaatagcagaaacataaataatatgtccaattggacaaagaaaaaatagcataaacataaataatacgtccaaatggacaaagagaaaataacagaaacataaataatatgtccaaatggacaaagaaaaaatagcataaacataaataatatgtccaaatggacaaagaaaaaataacagaaacataaataatatgtccaaatggacaaagaaaaaaatagcggaaacataaataatatgtccaaatggacaaagagaaaatagcggaaacataaataatatgtccaaatggacaaagaaaaaatagcagaaacataaataatatgtccaagtggacaaagaaaaaataacagaaatataaataatatgtccaagtggacaaagaaaaaataacagaaatataaataatatgtccaaatggacaaagaaaaaataatagaaatataaataatatgtccaagtggacaaagaaaaaaataacagaaatataaataataaataataaaataaagcataaagcaagaaatataaagaacaatataataaaatgcggaaattaaagtcaattgttagtatgttaaagataaccatcttgaaacttgtcaagtatgttatcaaagttagtaataaagattgatggtgagtgaaggatgttcttggatttaaattaaatggaactttatcagaagcttgataaaatcatagcgactacaagCTAAAATTCCATaaatcttaaatcaaccgcatacaattctcttccatgtttgatctttttttattccaattcaagacaaagaaaaagataagaaataatatcaaataatatacaaaaataaatataaaacaaattaagcttaatattttttgtgattttcttggaattgattttaagttaattaacaaactaattaaacaaataattatacaaataattaaacttaacaaaaaatattcttttttatgtcaaaaattagattataaaaatataaacctaaatctaaaaggaaaatatttttggagttttcttttttattggttgaaaaaaataaaaaaaagcaatatttacataattactaattaattaagcaaaataaattaattatgaaaagaaataaaatatttttaggttaaaaattaaataaacattttatcaacttaaaactaaaattaaaacattttttttttgagagattaaaaatatgcataaatatggagtttttaattcatgaactcctaacactactacatattaaaaattacattgtacttactctatgatgttccaagagtggaatagagtgattgaaattgattgaaagtggctatttgaatgagccttgatttttacaagtttcttgaaacttttgaaaaatataaaacttatgctatgcttttggagtgtgttgttaTTCTTCTCTTGTTCCTCCTTTTTTCCCcctccttgaatgaagaaaatgaagctttatttataggcaaagagtttgatcttggaagccttgcaagtggaaattgtcatgattgattttgtggaaaaaatatgataatggaatattttcaatgagtgtatttctttaccatggttaaaacactcaagtattattctcttcaatcttgcaataatatatttaagcatcttgaattggtcttgattggcaaccataagcatctttgataatatctttgaattatctcactttaattaaactttaaatgaataaaatttaattaaaatgaaataaaaatgtcatgaatcatggatgggtcgtggatgccctttaaacatatgagaatcaagattgaatcacaaaagaattggcctttttgaaaaaaaatcaaattttggtcattacttgtttcatgcatttttccaaaaaaaggtcaacttcatcaaggcatatctccctcaattttgatcctatgaaagtgttctttaactttttggaaagcccaagatgtcctctacaagccactttggaagcgtttttgcatttggagaagttatcttgatgatatgggttttgacaaaaaactgctttttgttgactttgaaaatgacctgtaatgttttggcttatatctcttaggcggaagcatttcttgaccttgggatcaacatcaaagttgtagagaattaaatttccttgagaatgagcttcggttggaatttttctgatgaacgaggagagagttatggctggtcaaagttcagttgacttttatgtcaaaaactctaattttgcaattttgagttttgtcgatttctgaatttttcttgatgaattatgatcaaccattgatcacatgatgaatcttttgacaaaatatggatgttgaccaaaaattgcatttttgactgtctgttgattttttggtcaaactggtcgtctgttgactgtttgagctgttgactgtgcgtccgagcgaatcgaagtttgaaaatttgtctggtggtactttgagacgtatgtagatccatgaaatccatttgaggtctcaaaaactcgttctcctgaaaaaaataaaaaaacctagttagggactgtttgtgtaggagacagttaggcgtacctgatttttgtgcagtgttgagtctctgttgaccacgtgattatcagaagacttctagaacaaaatcttgaaaatttgaagtgcgaaaaattgatttgactgatggtacaaacacggagaattgcgctgatagcgggtttgactggtaactagctgtccgggtattaacgtaacagttaaagtgaaaattcaacagttaaagttaattttttctttttttgtttttgttgtgttaataatgaaaaatttatttacctgagctgttagaaaaacacaaacataataaataaataaaatatactgtacgcgaacgaaaataccgataataaccttgaaaaaaatatttaatgcacagaaaaataaatatttaacacacataatattatcttgataattaaactaccatacgacagatagtacaacatttaatactaacagtacaaatattacataatataatgaacagtacgacaaataaaataaacggtacactatttgaaagcgacaaatacaacaaactttaaaaatgacgattaataatccatgctatgaacaacagaaaatagatgatcggaagtgtaaccatcgcaggtccgcatttttcaggactatgcagacagaagaaggacatgatcaccgtaaaaatagtgatgactataagaaaaagtgtatccatccactttgccatttttgccgaggaagaagagaaaataattatgagatagaagtttgagaaatttgggagatgagtgaaatttgatgtgagaatttatggaaaaaatgaggagtatttatagagtgaaaagagagagatagagacgttgggagtggagtgtaccgtttgaatagtagtaggatttgaaaaaaaaaaaaaagtatggtaggttttgaaaagaaaaagggtatagaataaagctaggatttgattttgaaaaaaaagatttgaaaagaaagaaagagattttgaaaaaaataatatagtataaaaataaaaattagtgggaaataaaaccaataataatttaattgttaccagtataatctgaaacccggactccgcgcctgcaaattttaattctgcacgaactgcgtcagcattatttatctgaaaataaatctcaaataaacagtgtatgaagtgataaacagtatttggcgtttatgaaagaataaatttaacagcgaaccaaatactgtataaaaaaattctaaaaattgagtattcataaaatcaggatatttatgaaataaaaatccaagattgtataaaaatccaaatttttagacagaagtctgttgacttcttttttttgaaaaaagaacgagggcgaattttggggtataacaataatgatcataacacttagaaaatgatgggatctcagaggtcaaaaattggggtgcaacagatgcccctatttaagtttcttctatccggagacacgatgattgtaaatcttcgtttcgacgtgattgaagagacttaaatatataaaaaaacacaatttttgaacctgagatgcaatgtaatgcttatgattatgaatgcatatgattttcatgagatggaaacaggacaccacaggggagaagtaaacagactccgttggggaaaaggtataagtcatccaggaatagaatcggacttcacaaaagaaagaaacagtcgacaaaagctttcaagataaaacatgattgaactttgagaagagaatatctgaggcatacatgaatgtggctacataaaatgaatatcaaggtaaaacatgattggacaacatcaaatgacaatcaaggtaaaacatgattgggcaacatcgaatgacaatcaaggtaaaacatgattgggtaatcatcaacggacaatcaaggtaaaacataatcacaggtccatcaaggtaaaacatgattggatgtcattaaggataatcaaggtaaaatatgattggataatcatcaacggacaatcaaggtaaaacatgattagataatcgtcacaaatccatcaaggtaaaacatgattggatgtcattaagggataatcaaggtaaaacatgattggataacatcaaatgacaatcaaggtaaaacatgattgaaaaataccaaatgacaaatcaaggtaaaacatgattagagaataccaaggtcaatcatggtaaaacatgatttgaactttaagaagaaaatatcaaaagtgttttaagataaaccatgaatgcagcagcatcaaacgacaatcaacatgattgaactcagagacattcaagagtgacattgaatgatgtaataacactttattgggaattgggacatccatagaagctttgaataaaaggtgacaaagttctgaaaaattgtcagaacaaacaagacatatcatgaagaatatcagatagatacagacaaaacgaatcaaaaggataaatttgtttgggtaggtgccaagtaagttggactttgatctcaaggtaagatgttgacaacaacaggaccttagaagaatgtaaatgagcatgattttgtttttatgcatgatgttaaagttttctatgcatgatgaatgctcaatgcaatgtagttatttatgacaactgggattgactcttttgtgaggcaagattggagctttgattccttaacacgggaactctgaaaactctgcttggaaagaagatgcttgaacaaacttcttgtcacattgataactgtatcaaacaaatgatcctttgagaagtactgataaattgtgcttggggattgctgaagaagattgccccagtataagtcttgcagaggatattctgatcaacaaatcttgatttaaacatctgaacaacaggatcttgaagtaatgtgcccctaacaggatcactgatcaagtttctctactgtttgaacttcccgaaagataagtacttactttcaaataaagtgttcattcaagaatgataattttaatgcaatgctcaaaacatatttttgaaatcaaaatcactttgtaaagaaaatggaatcactggttaaaacataaaggttaagacaatcaacgtgaaagataaagcaaagatatggtatcaacataaatgattggtaaatctcttgggagtcagcttacgcaaccttgttgtagtatgctttcaaaataaaccttgcttcaattagggcttttgaaggttgtaacgtggtcaggttcacggtttaaaaaacaaaaaaataaaaataaaaggtataaggctcaaaatttttgtaacccaccccatctccgtgatgatcttcattcctaaacccagttaattcaaaatatgcattcaggtaccaagagacttttggaattttacctgttgtaatgatgatagttcacaagccaagaaaatttggagatgccagtcacttcttccttttgatagtcacaacattttgtggttcaagaatttattgacttatctcttcttttttccttcttttgatatccctaacttttgcctgaactgtttattttgaacttacagtcagcgggatgccttaatttttgcctaagtcattttttgagtttgacttagcaggcttttcgtcgattttcttttttgatacttttttttctgaaagatagtgactaccttgcttaatgattataatgaaccatcatcgacttttgctcggcgtctccaacatttctttgatgtaagcggaggaaagcttgtgattaaaacacttgttaaaaggcgtattgaatgattctcttaaaatagaatgcacaaccaaattaactgggaactaccctgccccgggttaaaatgtgggttatttcgtatagaaagaaacaccaacttctaggctcaaaggggttgacgagggattaacttccttatttctccagtgtttgggaattgaaacaatgcctgtacatcgttagcaaagttttatttgaaagcatacagttcaacaacttgggtatttcgttgtcatcatcctccctccaatctttgcataaaacacaagtttgatagagaaagcaaaaaaattttttttttattattattattattgtttttttttttttgtaaaagaagcataaacatagacatagtagatgaaaatgaattcaaacatacgatgctcatttcattaaaactaacattcaggaataaacaaagtttaaaagcaaacaatacaactgaggaaatacaaacagtagagaaacatggcctagtgactaatcagtgacgaggatgagctgtcctgtcttgatacactggctttagggagataattgtc
It encodes:
- the LOC131628324 gene encoding uncharacterized protein LOC131628324 yields the protein MANNVTVTKEATKRTFTCSFFREDMTHLVQLSALVSGHNLDEFRKTYGHILHMLTSHVDEWALYTLLQFYDSELRCFTFRDYQLAPTLEEYADILKIKVQRKIPFVCVPEKPRMDRIAGALYLSIKDVTGNWKPNGGTHGFHVKFLIKKADTLTVEKRWKEFNALLAVMIYGLVLFPNIPNFVDLTVVCLFMDQNPVPTLLADTYYTIHSRYGKKGSVGSCLPLLYEWFTSHLPKIGPFVTTKDSQKWPQRIMGLTANDIVWCPIGMGIEEVITCCGTFDNVPLIGTRGVINYNPKLALRQLGFALKDKPLDKEIFESVCFEKGTDPEGLKKVRSAWNSIHTDNQTSLGEKNAVANQAYTNWVEERVKDRLLPFPKVNPLYEQPPEVPTATMPAENCIQANMEGTQLHEKSSDAQLKHYLVDQEKTGLTHEAKMLKEGSSRVQKRARTEKGERDTTVVVEDHQKIIKRAIKEA